In Rhodococcus sp. OK302, one genomic interval encodes:
- a CDS encoding helix-turn-helix transcriptional regulator, producing MSDIALTTAEYERVFAVLESCNSVRTVTEFRNVIVEAIPAVFPVRYASCFVGDTFESQFTDKNATATNAADHRWESIRENYQEHWARYDVFGLPQARRQLQTTRVASLSELGRLPRPAAVYVHEYLHPHHMHSVNAMHLDLAEGGHALIGLFDPDADALGPKDILALRLLAKQLAILTRSLEVLPGYDLFATLTTRQREVATLVSDGLSNAAIARQLMLTPDTVKKYVSRILAATGCSSRTQLAIDARRQTFQPISA from the coding sequence GTGAGTGACATCGCGTTGACCACCGCGGAATACGAGCGAGTCTTCGCGGTCCTCGAGAGCTGCAACTCGGTGCGAACGGTGACGGAATTTCGGAACGTCATTGTCGAGGCGATACCCGCGGTCTTTCCGGTCCGGTATGCGTCCTGCTTCGTGGGCGACACCTTCGAGAGCCAGTTCACCGACAAGAACGCCACGGCCACCAACGCCGCCGATCACCGCTGGGAGTCCATCCGCGAGAACTACCAGGAACATTGGGCTCGATACGACGTATTCGGCCTCCCCCAGGCGCGGCGCCAACTCCAAACGACAAGGGTCGCATCCCTTTCCGAATTGGGCCGGTTACCCAGGCCGGCGGCGGTCTACGTGCACGAATATCTGCACCCGCATCACATGCACTCGGTCAACGCGATGCACCTCGATCTCGCCGAGGGCGGGCACGCATTGATCGGGCTGTTCGATCCCGACGCGGATGCCCTGGGTCCGAAAGATATTCTGGCTCTTCGCCTGTTGGCCAAACAGCTCGCCATCTTGACCCGCAGCCTCGAAGTCCTCCCCGGATACGACCTGTTCGCGACGCTTACGACGCGTCAGCGAGAAGTCGCCACATTGGTCTCGGACGGCCTGAGCAACGCCGCGATCGCCCGGCAGTTGATGCTCACCCCGGACACTGTCAAGAAGTACGTCAGTCGGATCCTGGCCGCAACGGGATGTAGCTCCCGCACCCAACTCGCGATCGACGCACGACGCCAGACTTTCCAGCCCATCTCGGCCTAG
- a CDS encoding cutinase family protein: MRARRLVAILSAAAAAVVVPAIGAPVASADPCPGLYVVAIPGTWEASAQGGSPNAGMLTPVTDGLPSSVRTDYVSYSATAFPWESNVYAKSKKQAVDNARGMIGAMAASCGDTRFAIVGYSQGADAAGDLAAEIGTGVGVVPPSRVAGVGLLSDPRRAESDALIGPGVGGAGASGARVGGFGWLSADTVTICAAGDLYCSTPEDDFVMRLAGFMAQVSDPTPATTVALRDEAGVIVRDLITAGGLPALMAQLDPGANSRRVDQLTDFYGSQVHTDYTRYVVDGSGTTATRWLHNWLADKA; the protein is encoded by the coding sequence ATGCGTGCACGACGTCTGGTCGCGATCTTGTCGGCAGCTGCCGCAGCAGTAGTAGTACCGGCGATCGGTGCTCCCGTAGCGTCGGCCGATCCCTGCCCGGGCCTGTATGTCGTGGCAATTCCCGGCACCTGGGAAGCGTCCGCGCAGGGTGGCAGTCCCAATGCGGGCATGCTCACGCCGGTCACCGACGGGCTTCCTTCCTCGGTGCGAACCGACTACGTCTCGTACTCGGCCACTGCGTTTCCCTGGGAATCCAACGTCTACGCAAAGTCGAAGAAGCAGGCCGTCGACAATGCCCGCGGAATGATCGGGGCGATGGCGGCCTCGTGCGGTGACACGCGTTTTGCAATTGTCGGATACAGCCAGGGGGCCGACGCGGCCGGTGATCTCGCCGCCGAAATCGGGACGGGCGTCGGCGTCGTACCGCCGAGTCGTGTTGCGGGCGTTGGCTTGCTGTCGGATCCGCGTCGAGCCGAGTCCGACGCACTGATCGGGCCCGGCGTCGGCGGAGCCGGTGCCAGTGGTGCCCGAGTTGGCGGATTCGGTTGGCTCTCAGCCGATACCGTCACCATCTGCGCTGCTGGTGACCTGTACTGCTCGACACCGGAAGACGATTTTGTGATGCGTCTGGCCGGATTCATGGCGCAGGTTTCCGATCCGACGCCGGCAACCACTGTCGCGTTGCGTGACGAGGCAGGAGTCATCGTGCGCGATTTGATCACTGCGGGTGGGCTTCCCGCATTGATGGCTCAGCTTGATCCCGGTGCTAACAGCCGCCGCGTTGATCAGTTGACCGATTTCTACGGTTCGCAGGTACACACCGACTACACCCGCTATGTGGTCGACGGATCCGGAACTACGGCCACCCGGTGGCTGCACAACTGGCTGGCCGACAAGGCTTGA
- a CDS encoding DUF732 domain-containing protein, whose product MNTKRLILCLAVTGLLLSACGNESTSETASSTPSASTTAVAATSAVAASELETTSAMALPTSPPAPEAAPSRTPEALPALPTTRPAVAEANSTIDARSPAEIVAGAGERGQRYLAALRQAGIPQSGMDSAEILYADGTCKAIAEGMPRSAVLAEFKSVGDVYAQITPMPSERIAEIYVETAEKTYC is encoded by the coding sequence ATGAACACCAAACGTCTGATTTTATGCCTTGCAGTGACCGGGTTGCTCCTGAGTGCCTGCGGCAACGAATCAACAAGTGAGACAGCAAGTTCGACACCGTCGGCGTCAACTACTGCGGTCGCTGCAACATCGGCCGTGGCGGCATCCGAGTTGGAAACCACGTCTGCGATGGCGCTACCAACCTCGCCACCGGCACCCGAGGCTGCACCTTCTCGCACTCCCGAGGCGCTTCCGGCGCTGCCGACCACACGGCCCGCCGTTGCTGAGGCAAATTCGACGATCGATGCACGTTCACCCGCTGAAATCGTGGCCGGCGCCGGTGAACGCGGCCAGCGGTATCTCGCGGCGTTGCGCCAGGCGGGCATTCCGCAGAGCGGCATGGATTCCGCAGAAATTCTCTACGCCGACGGGACCTGCAAAGCAATTGCCGAAGGCATGCCGCGGTCCGCTGTACTCGCAGAGTTCAAATCGGTCGGTGACGTTTACGCACAGATCACACCGATGCCGTCAGAGCGAATCGCCGAAATCTATGTGGAGACAGCTGAGAAAACCTACTGCTGA
- a CDS encoding LLM class flavin-dependent oxidoreductase codes for MGRLRFGAFVAPHHAVGQNPTVALQRDLELVEHLDRLDFDEVWIGEHHSAGSEIIGSPEIFIAAAAERTKRIKLGTGVTSLSYHNPLWVADRLVLLDHLTRGRVMLGVGPGSLPTDSAMIGLNPTECRELLEDNLDIVVRLLNGERVTAKTKTHNLVDAQLQLRPYSHPMFDIVVAGVSSPTGPRLAGKHGLGLLSIGATLTPEGFDALGHHFGIMEERATEFGTAVDRDQWRLVCPMHIAETEEQAQEDVRFGLGEWIDYFGKVAAFPHFGSGGAGMEQMIAHMNHSGMGVIGTPAQARELIGKLVDQSGGFGSMLIMGTDWANPAATRRSFELIAQQVAPHFQGQSQPTFDAATRAGNVRESHNEAQHAAIAHMTKKYEDELAAKA; via the coding sequence ATGGGCAGGCTACGTTTCGGTGCTTTTGTTGCACCGCATCATGCAGTCGGGCAGAACCCGACCGTCGCATTGCAACGTGACCTGGAGTTGGTGGAGCACCTCGATCGTCTCGATTTCGACGAGGTGTGGATCGGCGAGCACCACAGCGCGGGCAGTGAGATCATCGGCAGCCCCGAGATCTTCATCGCCGCGGCAGCCGAACGCACCAAGCGGATCAAGCTCGGCACCGGTGTGACGTCGCTGAGCTACCACAACCCGCTCTGGGTCGCGGACCGTCTTGTGCTTCTCGATCACCTCACTCGCGGACGCGTCATGCTCGGTGTCGGTCCCGGATCACTGCCGACCGACTCTGCGATGATCGGACTCAATCCCACCGAGTGCCGCGAACTGCTCGAGGACAACCTCGATATCGTCGTACGATTGTTGAACGGTGAGCGCGTAACCGCAAAGACCAAGACGCACAACCTGGTTGACGCACAACTGCAGCTTCGTCCGTACTCGCACCCGATGTTCGACATCGTCGTCGCCGGTGTGTCTTCGCCGACCGGCCCGCGATTGGCCGGTAAGCACGGTCTGGGGTTGCTCTCGATCGGCGCGACTCTCACCCCCGAAGGCTTCGATGCACTGGGACATCACTTCGGAATCATGGAGGAGCGGGCCACCGAGTTCGGTACCGCCGTCGACCGTGATCAGTGGCGCCTGGTGTGCCCCATGCATATTGCGGAGACGGAAGAGCAGGCACAGGAAGACGTGCGGTTCGGGCTCGGGGAATGGATCGACTACTTCGGCAAAGTCGCCGCGTTCCCGCACTTCGGCTCCGGCGGTGCCGGCATGGAACAGATGATCGCGCACATGAACCACTCCGGCATGGGCGTCATCGGAACCCCCGCTCAGGCAAGGGAATTGATCGGCAAGCTTGTCGACCAGTCCGGCGGATTCGGCTCGATGCTGATCATGGGAACCGATTGGGCGAACCCGGCGGCTACTCGACGTTCGTTCGAGCTGATCGCGCAGCAGGTGGCACCGCACTTCCAGGGGCAGTCTCAACCCACCTTCGACGCGGCAACCCGAGCCGGCAATGTCCGTGAAAGTCACAACGAGGCACAGCACGCGGCAATCGCGCACATGACCAAGAAGTACGAAGACGAATTGGCGGCAAAGGCATGA
- a CDS encoding glutamate synthase subunit beta codes for MGDPSGFLKHGSRELPVRRPVPLRLLDWKEVYEEFPKESLKNQASRCMDCGIPFCHNGCPLGNLIPEWNDLVYKDNWQDAIERLHATNNFPEFTGRLCPAPCEASCVLGINQDPVTIKQVEVEIIDKAFDEGWVKPVRAARSTNKRIAVVGSGPAGLAAAQQLTRAGHSVTVFERADRIGGLLRYGIPEFKMEKRHIDRRLEQMEAEGTVFKTNVNVGVDITADELREQFDAVVLAGGATEARDLPIPGRELDGIHQAMEFLPIANRVQLGDLDAPTIDAKGKKVVIIGGGDTGADCLGTSHRQGAASVHQFEIMPRPPETRAEQTPWPTYPLMYRVASAHEEGGERVFSVNTEKFVGTDGKVTGLKAHEVEMKSGRFEKVEGSDFELEADLVFLSMGFVGPEKPGLLTDLGVDLNERGNVARTSKWNTNIDGVFVAGDMGRGQSLIVWAIAEGRSAAAAVDAYLEGATALPSPIHPTAAPQR; via the coding sequence GTGGGTGATCCAAGCGGTTTCCTGAAGCACGGTTCGCGCGAATTGCCGGTCCGTCGTCCCGTTCCACTGCGCCTGCTCGACTGGAAAGAGGTGTACGAGGAGTTCCCGAAGGAATCCCTCAAGAACCAAGCCAGTCGTTGCATGGACTGCGGAATTCCTTTCTGCCACAACGGTTGCCCCCTCGGGAATCTGATTCCCGAGTGGAACGACCTGGTGTACAAGGATAATTGGCAGGACGCGATCGAGCGCCTGCACGCGACCAACAACTTCCCGGAGTTCACCGGTCGCCTGTGCCCCGCACCGTGTGAGGCGTCCTGCGTCCTGGGTATCAACCAGGATCCGGTCACCATCAAGCAGGTCGAGGTCGAAATCATCGACAAGGCCTTCGACGAGGGCTGGGTCAAGCCGGTTCGCGCTGCACGTTCCACCAACAAGCGCATTGCAGTTGTCGGTAGTGGTCCCGCTGGTCTGGCTGCAGCGCAGCAGCTGACCCGCGCCGGTCACTCGGTGACGGTCTTCGAGCGAGCAGACCGCATCGGCGGCCTGCTTCGCTACGGCATCCCCGAGTTCAAGATGGAGAAGCGCCACATCGACCGCCGTCTCGAGCAGATGGAAGCCGAAGGCACCGTCTTCAAGACCAACGTCAATGTGGGCGTAGACATCACGGCTGACGAGCTGCGCGAGCAGTTCGACGCCGTGGTTCTCGCCGGCGGCGCAACCGAAGCTCGCGACCTGCCGATCCCGGGCCGCGAACTCGACGGCATTCATCAGGCGATGGAGTTCCTGCCGATCGCCAACCGCGTTCAGCTCGGTGATCTTGATGCTCCGACCATCGATGCCAAGGGCAAGAAGGTTGTCATCATCGGCGGCGGCGACACCGGCGCAGACTGCCTCGGCACCTCGCACCGTCAGGGCGCAGCCAGCGTCCACCAGTTCGAGATCATGCCGCGTCCGCCGGAGACTCGCGCCGAGCAGACTCCGTGGCCGACATACCCGTTGATGTACCGAGTGGCTTCGGCTCACGAGGAGGGCGGCGAGCGCGTGTTCTCCGTCAACACCGAGAAGTTTGTCGGCACCGACGGCAAGGTCACCGGCCTCAAGGCTCACGAGGTCGAGATGAAGTCGGGTCGCTTCGAGAAGGTCGAGGGCTCGGACTTCGAGCTCGAGGCCGACCTCGTCTTCCTGTCCATGGGCTTTGTCGGACCTGAAAAGCCGGGCCTGCTCACCGATCTCGGTGTCGACCTGAACGAGCGCGGCAACGTCGCCCGCACGTCCAAGTGGAACACCAACATCGACGGCGTTTTCGTGGCCGGCGATATGGGTCGCGGTCAGTCACTGATCGTCTGGGCTATCGCCGAGGGACGTTCCGCAGCAGCAGCTGTGGACGCCTACCTCGAGGGCGCTACCGCCCTGCCGTCACCGATCCACCCGACGGCGGCTCCGCAGCGCTAG
- a CDS encoding 2,3-butanediol dehydrogenase — protein sequence MRAAVLHGVDDLRVEDVPEPELRDGYVVVEVAFNGICGSDLGLIHAYGISDQPHPLTGACGPQILGHEFSGVVREVGAGAQGVAVGDRVVVQPNYCCGECARCRSGLQHLCAMMAFHGINAHGGGLSERTAVPASAVHILPDSVTLEQGAVIEPLSVALHAVELSGVASGQFALVLGAGPIGIATALNLRAGGVDRILLSEPSPVRRAVATKMGFDVIDPGADDLAAAVTERTDGNGADAVFECSGVAALVETALASVRARGAVVLVATYKEGLQLNPYALMLTEARVMSSLSCSRKEFEIVIERMAAGAYPLDHWVECVPLADIVVEGVEAASAGRRMKVLVEVAKNRL from the coding sequence ATGAGGGCGGCTGTTCTGCACGGCGTCGACGATCTCCGCGTCGAGGATGTTCCCGAACCGGAACTACGCGACGGCTACGTCGTGGTCGAGGTGGCGTTCAACGGTATCTGCGGCAGCGACCTCGGCTTGATCCACGCCTATGGCATTTCTGATCAGCCGCATCCCTTGACCGGTGCGTGTGGACCGCAGATCCTCGGGCACGAGTTCTCCGGAGTCGTGCGGGAGGTCGGTGCCGGCGCCCAGGGCGTGGCCGTCGGGGATCGGGTAGTGGTGCAGCCCAACTACTGCTGTGGCGAATGCGCGCGATGCCGAAGCGGTCTCCAGCACCTGTGCGCGATGATGGCCTTCCACGGGATCAACGCACACGGCGGCGGATTGTCCGAGCGCACTGCAGTCCCGGCGAGTGCCGTGCACATCCTCCCGGACTCGGTGACTCTCGAGCAGGGCGCAGTGATCGAGCCGTTGTCCGTTGCACTGCACGCAGTCGAACTCTCCGGCGTGGCGTCGGGTCAGTTCGCACTCGTCCTGGGGGCGGGGCCCATCGGAATCGCGACTGCCCTCAACCTTCGGGCCGGCGGAGTGGACCGGATTCTGCTGAGCGAGCCGTCGCCGGTACGCCGAGCCGTGGCCACGAAGATGGGGTTCGACGTGATCGATCCCGGAGCGGATGATCTTGCGGCCGCCGTCACCGAGCGAACGGATGGGAACGGCGCCGACGCGGTATTCGAATGCTCCGGTGTCGCGGCACTGGTCGAGACTGCGCTTGCATCGGTGCGAGCGCGCGGCGCAGTGGTTCTGGTCGCGACGTACAAGGAAGGGCTGCAGCTCAATCCGTACGCGCTGATGTTGACCGAGGCTCGCGTGATGTCGTCCTTGTCGTGCTCGCGTAAGGAATTCGAGATCGTCATCGAACGAATGGCGGCCGGTGCCTATCCTCTCGACCACTGGGTGGAGTGCGTCCCACTCGCCGACATCGTGGTCGAAGGAGTGGAGGCGGCATCCGCCGGTCGCCGTATGAAGGTACTCGTGGAGGTCGCGAAAAACAGGCTCTGA